One window of the Roseovarius sp. THAF9 genome contains the following:
- a CDS encoding ABC transporter permease: MDRLPGWADAVLVPLVSLLLAALLSALVILGIGESPVEALRIMVVGAFGSTYGWGYTLYYATTFMFTGLAFAVASHAGMFNIGAEGQAMLGGLGVALVCLALSWPHWALALPAAMVGGAVFGALWALIPAWLQATRGSHIVITTIMFNLIAAALLNYLLGGVLRPAGSVESATARFPEGATLPTLHDMLAPLGISFSKAAPVNISLFVAVLACLFVWLLIWRTRLGYEIRALGYSQTASRYAGIGPVKIVVVAMLISGGLAGLMAVNVVMGEAERLLLNPTEGAGFIGIAVALMGRNHPLGVFLAAILFGFLYQGGGELGLWTSIPRELIVVIQALVILFTGALDNMVRMPMERAYGALRRRRKA; the protein is encoded by the coding sequence ATGGATAGGCTGCCGGGATGGGCCGATGCGGTGCTGGTGCCGCTGGTGTCGCTTTTGCTGGCGGCACTCCTGTCGGCGCTGGTGATCCTTGGCATCGGGGAAAGCCCGGTGGAGGCGCTCAGGATCATGGTGGTCGGCGCGTTCGGATCGACCTATGGCTGGGGCTATACGCTCTATTACGCGACCACGTTCATGTTCACCGGGCTTGCCTTTGCCGTGGCGAGCCATGCGGGCATGTTCAACATCGGGGCCGAGGGGCAGGCGATGCTGGGCGGGCTTGGCGTGGCGCTGGTGTGCCTCGCGCTGTCCTGGCCGCACTGGGCGCTGGCCTTGCCCGCCGCGATGGTGGGCGGCGCGGTGTTCGGGGCGCTTTGGGCGCTGATCCCGGCGTGGCTGCAGGCGACGCGGGGCAGTCACATCGTTATCACGACGATCATGTTCAACCTCATTGCGGCGGCACTGCTTAACTATCTGCTGGGCGGGGTGTTGCGCCCGGCGGGATCGGTCGAGTCGGCCACGGCGCGGTTCCCCGAGGGGGCCACATTGCCCACGCTGCACGACATGCTGGCGCCGTTGGGCATTTCGTTTTCCAAGGCTGCACCGGTGAATATTAGCCTGTTCGTGGCGGTGCTGGCCTGCCTGTTCGTGTGGCTGCTGATCTGGCGGACACGGCTGGGCTACGAGATCCGGGCGCTTGGCTATTCGCAGACCGCGTCCCGCTATGCCGGGATCGGGCCGGTGAAGATCGTCGTGGTCGCCATGCTGATCTCGGGCGGGCTGGCCGGGCTGATGGCCGTCAACGTGGTGATGGGCGAGGCGGAACGCTTGCTGCTGAATCCGACCGAGGGCGCGGGATTTATCGGGATCGCGGTGGCGTTGATGGGGCGGAACCACCCGCTGGGCGTGTTCCTGGCGGCGATACTCTTTGGATTTCTGTATCAGGGCGGCGGAGAGCTGGGCCTCTGGACTTCGATCCCGCGCGAGTTGATCGTGGTGATCCAGGCGCTGGTGATCCTGTTCACCGGGGCGTTGGACAATATGGTGCGGATGCCGATGGAACGCGCCTATGGCGCGCTGCGGCGGAGGCGTAAGGCATGA
- a CDS encoding LysE family translocator has translation MNEFAPYLPGFIAAYAILLVGASSPGPAVAMLLGISTNQGRGPALVTCAGIATGSMTINILTMLGVGLILSQAAWAMSLLKLVGAAYLVWLAYGAFKKALNPPKLAVMQTPKQAHAKLFAQGYALQVTNPKAIVFWLAIAAVGAVEGAPAPVIAAFVAGAFVISFTMHAAWAVFLSSSPIRAVYAGGRRWIEAALGSFFTFAAYKMATSES, from the coding sequence ATGAACGAGTTCGCGCCTTACCTTCCCGGCTTTATCGCTGCCTATGCCATCCTGCTGGTGGGGGCGTCCTCGCCCGGGCCCGCAGTCGCGATGCTGTTGGGTATCTCGACTAACCAAGGGCGGGGGCCGGCATTGGTGACCTGCGCGGGGATCGCCACGGGCAGCATGACGATCAACATCCTGACCATGCTGGGTGTGGGGCTGATCCTGTCGCAGGCGGCGTGGGCGATGAGTCTTTTGAAGCTGGTGGGCGCGGCCTACCTGGTGTGGCTGGCCTACGGCGCGTTCAAGAAGGCGCTGAACCCGCCGAAACTGGCGGTGATGCAAACACCCAAGCAGGCGCATGCGAAGCTGTTCGCGCAAGGCTACGCGTTGCAGGTGACGAACCCCAAGGCGATCGTCTTCTGGCTGGCCATCGCGGCGGTCGGTGCGGTCGAAGGCGCGCCGGCGCCGGTGATTGCTGCCTTCGTCGCCGGAGCCTTCGTGATCAGTTTCACCATGCACGCGGCCTGGGCGGTGTTCCTGTCCTCAAGCCCCATCCGGGCGGTTTATGCCGGGGGGCGGCGGTGGATCGAGGCGGCGTTGGGCAGCTTTTTCACCTTTGCCGCGTACAAGATGGCGACATCGGAGAGTTGA
- a CDS encoding ABC transporter permease, with translation MEFLTLLQVLDSTVRLAIPLLLACLAGLFSERAGIFDIGLEGKMLMAAFFSAAFAYVSGSAWVGLLAGIGSSMLLSGLHGLASITFRGNQLISGVAINFLAAGLTVLIAADWFQEAGRTPSLGTGARFEPIDLPFASSLGPVYGELVSGHTILVYLAFLCVPASWWVLYRTRFGLRLRAVGENPEAVDTAGISVPGMRFAALAICGVLCGVAGAYLSTALQAGFVKDMTAGRGYIALAALIFAKWRPWYALWATLLFGLLQAVALRYQNLEVGGITIPTQLMDAAPYILTVVILAGFVGKAIPPKSGGVPYVKER, from the coding sequence ATGGAATTCCTGACCCTTCTGCAGGTTCTCGACAGCACGGTGCGGTTGGCCATACCGCTGCTGCTGGCCTGTCTTGCGGGGCTCTTCAGCGAAAGGGCGGGAATTTTCGACATCGGGCTGGAAGGCAAAATGCTGATGGCGGCGTTCTTTTCGGCCGCCTTCGCCTATGTGTCGGGGTCGGCCTGGGTGGGGCTGCTGGCGGGGATCGGGTCGTCGATGCTGCTCTCGGGTCTGCACGGGCTGGCCAGCATCACATTTCGGGGCAATCAGTTGATTTCGGGCGTGGCGATTAATTTTCTGGCGGCGGGGCTTACGGTGCTGATCGCGGCGGACTGGTTTCAGGAAGCGGGGCGGACGCCGTCGCTGGGCACGGGCGCGCGGTTCGAGCCGATCGACCTGCCCTTTGCGAGCAGTCTCGGGCCGGTCTATGGCGAGCTTGTGTCCGGGCATACGATACTGGTTTACTTGGCATTTCTCTGCGTGCCGGCGAGTTGGTGGGTGCTGTACCGCACCCGGTTCGGGCTGCGGCTGCGCGCTGTGGGGGAGAACCCCGAGGCGGTCGACACGGCGGGCATCAGCGTTCCGGGCATGCGGTTCGCGGCACTGGCCATTTGCGGTGTGCTTTGCGGGGTCGCGGGGGCCTACCTGTCGACCGCGCTGCAGGCCGGGTTCGTCAAGGACATGACGGCGGGGCGCGGATATATTGCGCTGGCGGCGCTGATCTTTGCCAAGTGGCGACCCTGGTACGCGCTGTGGGCGACGCTGCTGTTCGGGTTGTTGCAGGCGGTGGCGCTGCGGTATCAGAACCTCGAAGTGGGCGGCATCACGATCCCGACGCAGTTGATGGATGCGGCGCCGTATATTCTGACCGTGGTGATCCTGGCGGGGTTCGTCGGCAAGGCGATTCCCCCGAAATCGGGCGGCGTGCCTTATGTGAAAGAGCGCTAA
- a CDS encoding sulfite exporter TauE/SafE family protein: MQIYLPIAEVSVNAFLLLGLGGLVGVLSGMFGVGGGFLMTPLLFFIGIPPAVAVATEANQIVASSFSGVLAHLRRKTVDLRMGTVLLIGGLIGAALGVVVFNYLRSLGQVDLLVRLCYVVFLGIIGGMMFFESLRAIRRSKSGKPAARKKHTWIQKLPFKMRFRTSGLYISVIPPVLVGIAVGVLAAIMGVGGGFIMVPAMIYLLGMPTKVVVGTSLFQIIFVTAFTTLLHATTNFTVDVALAVLLLIGGVIGAQIGTTIGTRMKAEQLRILLALMVLAVCFKLALDLLIMPSELYSIGAAEGH; encoded by the coding sequence ATGCAGATCTACCTTCCCATCGCCGAGGTTTCGGTCAACGCCTTCCTGCTTTTGGGGCTGGGCGGATTGGTGGGCGTTCTGTCGGGCATGTTCGGCGTGGGTGGCGGGTTCCTGATGACGCCGCTTTTGTTCTTCATCGGTATTCCGCCGGCGGTGGCCGTGGCGACCGAGGCGAACCAGATCGTCGCGTCGTCCTTTTCGGGCGTGCTGGCGCATCTGAGGCGAAAGACCGTCGATCTCCGAATGGGCACGGTGCTGCTGATCGGCGGGCTTATAGGCGCCGCGCTGGGTGTTGTGGTGTTCAACTATTTGCGCTCCTTGGGGCAGGTCGATCTGCTGGTGCGGCTTTGCTACGTCGTGTTCCTCGGTATTATCGGCGGGATGATGTTCTTTGAGAGCCTGCGGGCGATCCGGCGCAGTAAGTCGGGCAAGCCTGCGGCGCGGAAGAAACACACCTGGATCCAGAAGCTGCCGTTCAAGATGCGGTTCCGCACGAGCGGGCTTTATATCAGCGTCATTCCTCCGGTCCTGGTGGGCATCGCGGTGGGCGTGCTGGCCGCGATCATGGGCGTGGGCGGCGGGTTCATCATGGTGCCTGCGATGATCTACCTGCTGGGCATGCCCACAAAGGTCGTTGTCGGCACGTCGCTGTTCCAGATCATTTTCGTGACCGCCTTCACCACGCTCTTGCACGCAACGACGAACTTTACCGTGGATGTGGCGCTGGCCGTGCTGCTGTTGATCGGGGGCGTGATCGGGGCGCAGATCGGGACGACAATTGGCACGCGGATGAAGGCAGAACAGCTGCGCATCCTGCTGGCGCTGATGGTGCTGGCGGTCTGTTTCAAGCTGGCGCTGGACCTGCTGATCATGCCGTCGGAGCTGTATTCGATCGGCGCGGCGGAGGGGCATTGA
- a CDS encoding TIGR02186 family protein yields MRWLIALLFMAGPLMAEEVVLGLSRDKVAITATFDGSEILVFGAVKREAPVPEEPLDVIVAIAGPSKPVVVRRKERRFGIWVNVDSVEVDRAPSFYAIATTGPLDKVLSNVEDLRHSISIPRAIRSVGAASATVDPQAFTEAVIRIRKANGAYSLQEGAVSLDEQTLFRTSIEMPANLTEGAYATRIFLTRGGEVVSTYETAIGVQKVGLERWIFNLSREQPLIYGLMSLAIAIAAGWGASAAFRAIRDR; encoded by the coding sequence ATGCGCTGGCTGATCGCCCTTCTGTTCATGGCCGGGCCGCTGATGGCGGAGGAGGTCGTGCTGGGTTTGAGCCGGGACAAGGTGGCGATCACGGCGACCTTCGACGGCTCGGAGATTTTGGTGTTCGGTGCGGTCAAGCGTGAGGCGCCGGTGCCCGAGGAGCCGTTGGATGTGATCGTGGCCATTGCGGGGCCGAGCAAGCCCGTGGTGGTGCGCCGCAAGGAGCGGCGGTTCGGCATCTGGGTCAATGTCGACTCGGTCGAGGTGGACCGGGCGCCGTCTTTTTATGCTATTGCCACGACTGGGCCGCTGGACAAGGTGCTGTCGAATGTCGAGGATCTGCGCCACAGCATCTCGATCCCGAGGGCGATCCGGTCGGTGGGCGCGGCAAGTGCGACGGTCGATCCGCAGGCGTTTACCGAGGCGGTGATCCGTATCCGCAAAGCCAATGGGGCCTACAGTTTGCAGGAGGGCGCGGTTTCGCTGGACGAGCAGACGCTGTTTCGCACCTCGATCGAGATGCCGGCGAACCTGACGGAAGGGGCCTATGCGACGCGGATCTTTCTGACCCGGGGTGGCGAGGTCGTATCGACCTACGAGACGGCCATCGGGGTGCAGAAGGTCGGGCTGGAACGGTGGATCTTCAACCTGTCGCGGGAACAGCCGCTGATCTATGGCCTGATGTCGCTGGCCATCGCCATCGCGGCGGGCTGGGGCGCGTCCGCGGCGTTCCGGGCGATACGGGACCGCTGA
- a CDS encoding NAD(P)-dependent oxidoreductase — MSQHITILGATSGIGQCAVDEALRRDHTVRAFARSAGDMTARPGLEPFPGDALDPANVADALKDTDAVVYVLGIKESVSMLWKEVTLFSETTRILLDAMQTAGVSRLVAVTGFGAGRSRSAMSSVESLGHKAILGRPYADKDRQEALIMDSPLDWTIARPVILTNGARTGTCKVLREPKSWRNGLISRADTACYLIDAIEGGLDIRSDVVLAR, encoded by the coding sequence TTGAGCCAGCACATCACCATCCTCGGCGCCACCTCCGGCATCGGCCAATGCGCCGTTGACGAGGCGCTACGCCGCGATCACACCGTTCGCGCCTTCGCCCGCTCCGCCGGCGACATGACAGCCCGCCCGGGGCTGGAGCCTTTCCCCGGCGACGCGCTCGACCCCGCCAACGTTGCCGATGCGCTCAAGGACACCGACGCGGTGGTCTACGTGCTAGGGATCAAGGAAAGCGTTTCGATGCTCTGGAAAGAGGTCACACTCTTTTCGGAAACCACTCGCATCCTTCTGGACGCCATGCAGACGGCGGGCGTTTCCCGCCTCGTCGCCGTCACCGGCTTTGGCGCGGGGCGCAGCCGGTCCGCCATGAGCAGCGTCGAAAGCCTCGGCCACAAGGCCATTCTGGGCCGACCCTACGCCGACAAGGACCGGCAGGAGGCGCTGATCATGGACAGCCCGCTCGACTGGACCATCGCCCGCCCGGTGATCCTGACCAACGGCGCCCGCACCGGCACTTGCAAGGTGTTGCGAGAGCCCAAGTCTTGGCGAAACGGCCTGATCTCGCGCGCCGACACCGCCTGCTACCTGATCGACGCGATTGAGGGCGGTCTGGACATCCGCAGCGATGTCGTCCTTGCCCGGTGA
- a CDS encoding PHB depolymerase family esterase has protein sequence MTLFPGAVGATPFGMKRSAALLVLALTLSLPGLPAFACGPDTDCRIGDRSYRIYLPQGQDGDTPMGALIFAHGYKGSAVGTMRNGSLRGMADRLGIALIAANAAGDDWRLPGTPSGGVTSPETELAYFDALRSDIVANHGVDPDRIVMAGFSAGGMMTWTLACHRPADYAGFIPVAGTFWAPTPGNCTTPPADIIHIHGTADRIVPLAGRAIGEARQGDVETVLAMYRQVGEYEDSKAPALHDGLTCEAWTAANDTRLLKCLHPGRHSFRTDWVAAAWNLIFSD, from the coding sequence TTGACGCTGTTCCCCGGCGCCGTCGGTGCTACGCCTTTCGGCATGAAACGCTCGGCTGCCCTCCTCGTCCTTGCCCTGACCCTGTCCCTGCCCGGTCTCCCAGCCTTCGCCTGCGGGCCCGACACCGACTGCCGGATTGGCGACCGCAGCTACCGCATCTACCTGCCACAGGGGCAGGACGGCGACACGCCCATGGGTGCGCTGATCTTTGCGCACGGCTACAAGGGCTCGGCGGTGGGCACGATGCGCAACGGCTCGCTGCGCGGCATGGCCGACCGTCTGGGCATCGCGCTGATTGCGGCCAATGCGGCGGGCGATGACTGGCGCCTGCCCGGCACGCCCTCGGGCGGCGTCACCTCGCCCGAAACCGAGCTGGCCTATTTCGACGCCCTGCGCAGCGATATCGTCGCCAACCATGGTGTCGACCCCGACCGCATCGTCATGGCCGGCTTTTCCGCCGGCGGCATGATGACCTGGACCCTGGCCTGCCACCGGCCCGCCGACTACGCCGGGTTCATTCCTGTGGCCGGCACCTTCTGGGCGCCCACGCCCGGCAACTGCACGACACCGCCCGCCGATATCATCCATATCCACGGCACAGCCGACCGGATCGTCCCACTCGCGGGCCGCGCCATCGGCGAGGCACGGCAGGGCGATGTCGAAACCGTGCTCGCCATGTACCGCCAGGTCGGCGAGTATGAGGACTCCAAGGCCCCCGCCTTGCACGACGGCCTGACCTGCGAAGCATGGACCGCCGCCAACGACACCCGTCTACTCAAATGCCTGCATCCCGGTCGCCACAGCTTTCGCACCGATTGGGTCGCCGCGGCCTGGAACCTGATCTTCTCCGACTGA
- a CDS encoding ammonium transporter has product MEEQLAELAAQVAAIEAKGNMTNTMFAETYYYLSIPLMIIIHAGFLAYEMGASRAKNALSSGVKNILAIAFVIPAFYFFGWWVYWGFPTGFSLSEGPNGISGAGYANAIAFPWGESAAYMGPNTEDQIDGVFWGAFTLFAATTASIMSGAVIERIQTVGFVILAMILGGFSWTLAAAWGWHADGWLVQDWGVHDFGAAGLVHAVAAFFALGVLINLGPRIGKFNADGTANHLAGHNMPFTATGLMLIVVGFWGFLMACLVVGGEAWSWGSNFTTIYGTPTNLGALSFNILMGVAGGIIGAWLFTRDPFWMMSGALAGLISVASGLDIYFPSLTFIIAIVAGIMLKPAATILENMGIDDAVGAVTVHGTMGIYGMLMLGIFASGYPAVLDFSVPEGSDVPTVSFIGQLVGIVVFVAIGLITGYVSSLILKMVGMLRVPEAAEIAGLDTVKVPAQAYPEGIMASPPASQ; this is encoded by the coding sequence ATGGAAGAACAACTCGCGGAACTTGCGGCCCAGGTGGCCGCGATTGAGGCGAAGGGGAACATGACCAACACCATGTTCGCGGAGACGTATTATTACCTCTCCATCCCGCTCATGATCATCATCCACGCAGGCTTCCTGGCCTATGAAATGGGCGCCTCGCGCGCCAAGAACGCGTTGTCGTCGGGGGTCAAGAACATCCTCGCCATCGCCTTCGTCATCCCCGCCTTCTACTTCTTCGGCTGGTGGGTCTACTGGGGCTTCCCCACGGGCTTCTCGCTCTCCGAGGGGCCGAACGGGATTTCTGGCGCGGGTTACGCCAATGCCATCGCCTTCCCGTGGGGGGAATCGGCCGCCTACATGGGCCCCAACACCGAAGACCAGATCGACGGCGTCTTCTGGGGCGCGTTCACGCTCTTTGCCGCCACCACCGCCTCGATCATGTCGGGTGCCGTGATCGAACGCATCCAGACGGTCGGCTTCGTCATCCTCGCCATGATCCTCGGCGGCTTCAGTTGGACGCTCGCCGCGGCCTGGGGCTGGCACGCGGATGGCTGGCTGGTACAGGACTGGGGCGTGCATGACTTCGGCGCCGCTGGCCTTGTCCACGCGGTCGCGGCGTTCTTCGCGCTCGGCGTGCTGATCAACCTCGGCCCGCGCATCGGCAAGTTCAACGCCGACGGCACCGCCAATCACCTTGCAGGTCACAACATGCCCTTCACGGCGACCGGGCTGATGCTCATCGTCGTGGGTTTCTGGGGCTTCCTGATGGCCTGCCTCGTCGTCGGTGGCGAAGCGTGGTCATGGGGGTCGAACTTCACCACCATCTACGGCACGCCCACCAACCTCGGCGCGCTTAGCTTCAACATCCTGATGGGTGTCGCGGGCGGCATCATCGGCGCGTGGCTCTTCACCCGCGATCCGTTCTGGATGATGTCCGGCGCGCTGGCGGGCCTCATCTCGGTGGCCTCGGGTCTCGACATCTACTTCCCGTCGCTGACCTTCATCATCGCCATCGTCGCGGGCATCATGCTGAAACCCGCCGCCACGATCCTCGAGAATATGGGGATCGACGACGCAGTGGGCGCCGTGACCGTGCACGGCACGATGGGCATCTACGGCATGTTGATGCTGGGCATCTTCGCCAGTGGTTATCCGGCCGTTCTCGACTTTTCGGTGCCCGAAGGTAGCGACGTCCCGACGGTCAGCTTCATCGGCCAGCTTGTCGGCATCGTCGTCTTCGTGGCGATCGGCCTCATCACTGGTTACGTCAGCTCCCTCATCCTGAAAATGGTGGGCATGCTGCGCGTTCCCGAAGCGGCCGAAATCGCAGGTCTGGACACGGTCAAGGTGCCGGCACAGGCCTATCCCGAAGGCATCATGGCGTCGCCCCCGGCGTCGCAGTAA
- a CDS encoding FAD-binding oxidoreductase gives MTTDADALLSDLRNALGARHVLTGDATVPYRIDWMGDTRPEPLAVLRPADTGQVSAILQAASRHGTPVVPISGNTGLTHGTDADGALLLSLDRLNTIREIRPDARVAVVEAGVILAHLHEAADAHDLIFPLTFGARGSAMIGGALSTNAGGSNVVRYGSTRGLCLGIEAVMADGRVLDLMSAVHKDNSGYDLRDLLIGAEGTLGIITAAVLKLAPRPRAYVSAMAACPSIDAALKLLHRIQAETANSVEAFELMPGNYIDAHLTRYPDARAPFEDRHEVNIFLELGALSARDATPDATGAVPMATHLETVLSDMLEAGDILDATVAQNAAQRSEMWTRREAAAELTRLHSPVVDNDIAVPLDRMADLIEGIEAETRAIDPGIRFLHVAHLGDGNLHFSAWPSTNDEEVHSAINRAVEEVAISLGGSFSAEHGVGLSKRPAMALHKDAVALDIMRSIKAALDPQNILNPGKVLPPPHG, from the coding sequence ATGACAACAGATGCAGACGCCCTGCTTTCCGACCTTCGCAACGCCCTCGGCGCGCGCCATGTGCTGACCGGCGACGCCACCGTGCCCTACCGGATCGACTGGATGGGCGACACACGTCCCGAGCCACTGGCCGTTCTGCGCCCCGCCGACACCGGCCAGGTCTCCGCCATCCTGCAAGCCGCCTCGCGTCACGGCACCCCCGTTGTACCGATCTCGGGCAATACCGGCCTTACCCACGGCACCGACGCCGACGGCGCATTGCTCCTGTCGCTCGACCGTCTCAACACCATACGCGAGATCCGGCCCGACGCCCGCGTCGCGGTGGTCGAGGCCGGCGTCATCCTCGCCCACCTGCACGAGGCCGCCGACGCCCACGACCTGATCTTTCCGCTGACCTTCGGCGCGCGTGGCTCGGCCATGATCGGCGGCGCGCTCTCGACAAACGCGGGGGGCTCCAACGTGGTGCGCTATGGCTCCACCCGCGGCCTCTGCCTCGGGATAGAGGCGGTCATGGCCGATGGCCGCGTGCTCGACCTGATGAGCGCGGTGCACAAGGACAATTCCGGCTACGACCTGCGCGACCTTCTGATCGGCGCCGAGGGGACGCTCGGCATCATCACCGCCGCCGTCCTGAAGCTCGCGCCCAGGCCCCGTGCCTATGTCAGCGCCATGGCCGCCTGCCCCTCGATCGACGCCGCCCTCAAGCTCCTGCATCGGATCCAAGCCGAAACCGCCAACTCGGTCGAGGCGTTCGAGCTGATGCCCGGCAACTATATCGACGCGCATCTTACGCGCTATCCCGACGCCCGTGCGCCCTTTGAGGACCGCCACGAGGTAAACATCTTTCTCGAACTCGGCGCCCTGTCGGCCCGCGACGCCACGCCGGACGCCACGGGCGCCGTGCCCATGGCGACGCATCTCGAAACCGTCCTTTCGGACATGCTCGAGGCCGGCGACATCCTTGACGCCACCGTCGCCCAGAACGCCGCCCAGCGGTCCGAGATGTGGACAAGGCGGGAGGCCGCGGCCGAGCTGACCCGCCTGCACTCCCCGGTCGTCGACAACGACATCGCCGTCCCGCTCGACCGTATGGCCGATCTGATCGAGGGGATCGAGGCCGAGACCCGTGCCATCGATCCCGGCATCCGCTTCTTGCATGTGGCGCATCTTGGCGACGGCAACCTGCACTTTTCCGCATGGCCCTCGACCAACGACGAAGAGGTGCACAGCGCCATCAACCGCGCGGTCGAGGAGGTCGCGATTTCCCTTGGCGGCTCGTTTTCGGCAGAGCACGGCGTGGGCCTCTCGAAACGACCCGCCATGGCCCTGCACAAAGACGCCGTGGCGCTCGATATCATGCGCAGCATCAAGGCCGCACTGGACCCGCAAAACATCCTCAATCCCGGCAAGGTTCTGCCCCCGCCGCACGGCTGA